One window of Verrucomicrobiota bacterium genomic DNA carries:
- a CDS encoding IS256 family transposase encodes MSEKEREEEATASGNEKIIRLDEEQLREHLDRKITQSVEDTLNGLLDAEADRLCGAGRYERSADRVDTRAGHYVRGLHTRAGEVSLKVPKLRSLPFETQIIERYKRREASVEESLMEMYLAGVSVRRVEDITQALWGVKVSPSTVSDLNQKIYEQIESWRMKPIEGEHAYVYLDGLWLKRSWGGEVKNVSILVAVGVNQEGYREILGFAEGSKEDKASWQNFLRYLKERGLRGPRLIVSDKCIGLVEALGEFYPEAHWQRCTVHFYRNVWTAVPPGKVKVVAAMLKAIHASEDLEAARTKAADVALKLKSMKLSEAAKRVEEGIEETLCYMNYPREHWRCLRTNNPLERLIREVRRRTRVVGAFPDGKSALMLVAARLRYITGTKWGLRRYLDMKKLDQQPLTEANAS; translated from the coding sequence ATGAGCGAGAAAGAGAGAGAAGAGGAAGCGACGGCTTCCGGGAACGAGAAGATCATCCGGCTCGACGAAGAGCAGCTGCGCGAGCACCTGGACCGGAAGATCACTCAGAGCGTGGAGGACACCCTTAACGGTCTTCTCGATGCAGAGGCGGATCGTCTTTGCGGAGCTGGCCGTTACGAGCGATCAGCGGATCGCGTGGATACGCGTGCTGGTCATTATGTGCGCGGTTTGCATACACGAGCGGGAGAGGTCTCCCTGAAGGTGCCGAAGCTACGGAGCCTTCCCTTTGAGACCCAGATCATCGAGCGCTACAAACGCCGTGAAGCGAGCGTAGAAGAGTCGTTAATGGAGATGTATCTGGCTGGGGTAAGCGTTCGCCGTGTGGAGGACATCACACAGGCTCTGTGGGGCGTCAAAGTGAGTCCATCGACGGTGAGTGATCTCAATCAGAAGATCTACGAACAGATCGAGTCCTGGCGGATGAAGCCTATCGAGGGAGAGCACGCCTACGTCTATCTGGATGGTCTGTGGCTCAAACGTAGCTGGGGAGGCGAGGTAAAGAACGTAAGCATACTGGTAGCCGTTGGAGTCAATCAGGAGGGCTATCGTGAGATCCTCGGTTTTGCCGAAGGGTCGAAGGAAGACAAAGCAAGCTGGCAAAACTTCCTGCGCTACCTGAAGGAGCGTGGTCTGCGGGGACCACGGCTTATTGTCAGCGACAAGTGCATCGGTCTCGTGGAAGCTCTGGGAGAGTTTTATCCGGAAGCGCACTGGCAACGCTGCACGGTCCACTTCTATCGCAACGTGTGGACAGCAGTGCCGCCAGGGAAGGTCAAGGTGGTTGCTGCGATGCTCAAGGCGATTCACGCCAGCGAGGATCTGGAGGCGGCACGGACCAAGGCCGCCGATGTCGCCTTGAAGCTAAAGTCGATGAAGCTATCTGAGGCCGCGAAACGGGTTGAGGAAGGTATCGAAGAGACTCTGTGCTACATGAACTACCCGAGAGAACATTGGCGATGTTTACGGACGAATAATCCTCTGGAGCGTCTCATCCGGGAAGTTCGACGACGAACGCGAGTAGTAGGTGCTTTCCCGGACGGAAAAAGTGCCCTGATGCTCGTTGCGGCAAGACTGCGATATATTACCGGAACGAAGTGGGGATTACGCCGATACCTCGATATGAAAAAACTTGATCAACAACCACTCACCGAGGCAAACGCCTCATGA